In one Nicotiana sylvestris chromosome 8, ASM39365v2, whole genome shotgun sequence genomic region, the following are encoded:
- the LOC138875349 gene encoding uncharacterized protein, whose product MRGRQTAEASPEVVTSILTVQSHDVYALIDLSSTLYYVTSFVAMEFGIEPDQLHKPFSMYTPVGESTTVARVYRGCIVTVRDRNTTADLIELGMVDFDVIMGIDWLYSCFAKLDCRSRAMRLEFPNEPVVECKGDNVVPKGRFIS is encoded by the coding sequence ATGCGTGGTCGCCAGACTGCAGAGGCTTCTCCAGAAGTTGTTACAAgtattctgactgtccaatctcatgatgtgtatgcacttattgaccttAGTTCCACCTTGTACTATGTTACCtcttttgttgctatggaatttgggatagaaccggATCAGCTTCATAAGCCATTTTCGATGTATACTCCGGTTGGTGAGTCTACTACAGTTGCTCGAGTTTATAGAGGTTGTATTGTTACGGTGCGGGATAGAAATACCACAGCCGATCTTATTGAATTAgggatggtcgattttgatgtaataatgggaatagATTGGCTCTATTCATGctttgccaaacttgattgtcgGAGTAGAGCcatgaggcttgaatttcctaatgagcccgtTGTTGAATGtaagggagataatgtagtgcctaaaggtcggtttatttcttaa